In the genome of Thermoanaerobacterales bacterium, the window AGGCCTCCTTGGCGATCCGGATGGCCTGTTCCAGCGTGACCTTGTTCTGCGCCGCGGCCGACGCGGCAACGGCCGGCGCCGGACCCGCGGCGAGCGCCGGTGCCGGGAGCGCCCCGGGCAGGAGCAGGCTGGCGGCGGTCACGGCCACGACCAGCCGCCGGCGGCACCCTTTAAGCAAAGCTATCCCCTCCCTGTCAAATTTTTCATCGCATATATTTAAGGCCGTTCACCGCCGAAAAATGACAGGTGCCGGCCAAATGATAAAGGCCCCCGGGCGGACCCGGAGGCCGGTCGCGGATTAGTCCGTGGGCCGTGCTTCAGTCGTAGCAGCCCTTGCGCAGTACCTTGTACATGACATAGACCGAGGCGAGCCAGAGGAATGCCAGCCCCACGAGGGCGATCGCGGCGGCGACGGGCTGGGCGGCCGCTGCGGCGGCGATCAGGGCCGCGCCGTAACTGGTGAAGAGGACGGCGTTGACAATAACGGCGACCACGGCGAGGAGGGCCAGGACGCACTTGTTCACGTTGCTCCCCCCTTTCCTTTGGGTTCGGAGGGCCCTCTCCATAGCATATGCCGCACCGATGCCAGGAGTTACCACCAGGGAGGAACCGGGGGCCGGAGGGCGAATAGGGACCGGGAAAGCTGTGGCGCGACGGGGGTGGAAGCGTTGGACGCACCGGCCGGATCGACGGGCGAACTGCTGGCTGCGCTGAGCACGGCTCTGGATTTCACGGCCCGCGGCCTTTCGGCTCACCACCGGCGGGTGGCCTATGCCGCCCTGGAAGTGGGGAAGGCCGCCGGCCTGGGGACCGCCGAAACCGGGCGGGTCTACACCGCGGCACTGATTCACGACCTGGGGGCGCCCACTTTTGTCGAAAAGATGGAGCTGCACCGCTTCGAGGTCGCCAGCCCCTTCGAGCACTGCGCGCGGGGAGCCGCCCTGGCGGCGGCGATTCCCGGCCTGGAAGGAGTGGCGGAGGTCATCCTCAGCCATCACGACCGCTGGGACGGCGCCAACCCGAGCGGCCTGGCGGGGGAGGCCGTTCCCGTGGAGAGCCGGCTCATCCACCTCTGTGACCGCCTGGATGTCCTGATCGACGCGAAACACTACATCCTGGACCAGGCAGACGTCATCCTGGCGCGCCTGAAGGACGGCGCGAAATCGCTCTTCGACCCCCTGCTGTACGAGGCCCTCGAGGACGTGGCGGCGCGGGAGTCTTTCTGGCTCGACCTCGTCTCCTGGAACCTGCCCGAGCTCCTGCGGGAGAAAGCAGGTCCGCCGGTGCCGGAACGGGACGGGGCCGCGTCCCTGGCCGGCATCGCCGGGATGTTCGCCCGCGTCGTCGACAGCAAGAGCCCCTTCACCCACCGGCACTCCCGCCTGGTGGCCCGGGTGGCCGGGGAGCTGGCCGCGCGCCTGGGCTTCGGCGCCGCGGAGCGGGAACGGGTGTATATCGCCGGGCTCTTGCACGACCTGGGCAAGCTCTCCGTCCCCGAGGCCGTCCTCGACAAACCGGGCCGGCTGGCGGCCGCCGAGTACCGCGTGATCAAGCGCCATACCTATTACACCTACCATATCCTGCGGCGGGTTCCCGGCCTGGAAGAGATCGCCGGCTGGGCGGCCTACCACCACGAGCGCCTCGACGGGCGGGGCTACCCTTTCCACCTGCGGGGGCAGGAACTGTCGACCGGCGCCAGGCTGATGGCCGTCGCCGACCTCTTCGCCGCCCTGGTCGAGGACCGTCCCTATCGTCCGGGCCTGCCGCGGATGCAGGTGGAGAGCATCATCCGCGACCAGGTGCGCGACGGCGCCGTCGACGGGGACATCGCCAGCGTCCTGCTGGCCGGCTACGAATCCTTCGCCGCCCTGGACGAGGTCTTTCGGCCA includes:
- a CDS encoding HD domain-containing protein translates to MDAPAGSTGELLAALSTALDFTARGLSAHHRRVAYAALEVGKAAGLGTAETGRVYTAALIHDLGAPTFVEKMELHRFEVASPFEHCARGAALAAAIPGLEGVAEVILSHHDRWDGANPSGLAGEAVPVESRLIHLCDRLDVLIDAKHYILDQADVILARLKDGAKSLFDPLLYEALEDVAARESFWLDLVSWNLPELLREKAGPPVPERDGAASLAGIAGMFARVVDSKSPFTHRHSRLVARVAGELAARLGFGAAERERVYIAGLLHDLGKLSVPEAVLDKPGRLAAAEYRVIKRHTYYTYHILRRVPGLEEIAGWAAYHHERLDGRGYPFHLRGQELSTGARLMAVADLFAALVEDRPYRPGLPRMQVESIIRDQVRDGAVDGDIASVLLAGYESFAALDEVFRP